Proteins from a single region of Leptolyngbya sp. CCY15150:
- a CDS encoding chemotaxis protein CheW, translated as MATSSIPSQVWDLSQQAQKGDPEAIATLLNQQMNPQGIWIKVGWKDGCLGLLVEAISVPNADTVVSDIYPILRDLKIEPVQAVRLYGRQQGSHLPAWRREFQLAATPESGYSVVSLMDWLTQGSDRPSSTSQPPAALRESRFLECQLSPQDRILIALEDIQSVFQLTLPEILPVPNMPHCVLGVYNYRSEMLWIVDLSAQIGLIDSITTHPQDNALTAIALTDQDTTLGFVMTDVVGIQTHPVHTLEIATQALFPEQSLPYLSGYLQSLGLPVLKTKAVMQDPIFQVHLR; from the coding sequence ATGGCTACATCATCAATCCCATCCCAAGTCTGGGATCTATCTCAACAGGCCCAAAAGGGAGATCCAGAGGCGATCGCCACGCTCCTTAATCAACAGATGAATCCCCAAGGAATCTGGATTAAAGTCGGCTGGAAAGATGGATGTTTAGGACTGCTTGTAGAAGCTATATCAGTGCCCAATGCTGATACAGTAGTCTCAGATATTTATCCGATTTTAAGAGATCTAAAGATTGAGCCAGTCCAGGCTGTTCGCCTCTATGGACGGCAGCAGGGCAGCCATCTCCCGGCATGGCGACGCGAATTCCAATTGGCAGCTACGCCAGAATCAGGCTACAGTGTGGTTTCTCTGATGGATTGGCTAACACAAGGGAGCGATCGCCCATCCAGTACGAGCCAGCCCCCAGCCGCCCTCCGTGAGTCACGATTTTTAGAATGTCAACTTAGCCCACAGGACAGGATTCTGATTGCTCTAGAAGACATCCAATCTGTCTTTCAGCTAACCCTCCCTGAAATCCTGCCCGTGCCCAATATGCCCCATTGTGTTCTGGGGGTTTATAACTATCGCAGTGAAATGTTGTGGATAGTCGATTTGAGTGCGCAGATTGGACTGATAGATTCCATCACCACTCATCCTCAGGACAATGCCCTCACAGCGATCGCTCTCACTGATCAAGACACCACCCTTGGCTTTGTGATGACGGACGTCGTTGGCATTCAAACCCATCCTGTTCATACCTTAGAGATCGCTACTCAAGCTTTATTTCCAGAACAGTCTTTGCCCTATCTATCTGGATATCTTCAGTCCCTAGGGTTACCCGTTTTGAAGACTAAGGCCGTGATGCAGGATCCCATTTTTCAGGTGCATCTCCGCTGA
- a CDS encoding response regulator, translating to MSTVLLVEDSVTESEILMQYLQQAGLTVVLARSSEEAQTHLVRQHPDLIVLDVILPGQSGFELCRELKTSPGTDSIPVIMCSTKDTDADKLWGNMLGADAYIPKPVNQQDLVKEIQRLMGR from the coding sequence ATGTCAACGGTTCTACTTGTAGAAGATAGCGTCACTGAGTCCGAAATATTAATGCAATACCTTCAGCAAGCTGGGCTCACCGTTGTCCTAGCCCGCAGCAGCGAAGAAGCTCAAACACATTTGGTGCGTCAGCATCCAGACTTAATTGTGCTGGATGTGATCTTGCCAGGACAAAGTGGCTTTGAGCTTTGCCGCGAGCTAAAAACTAGTCCTGGCACTGATTCTATTCCAGTCATCATGTGTTCAACCAAGGATACAGATGCCGATAAGCTTTGGGGAAATATGTTGGGAGCCGATGCCTATATCCCTAAGCCCGTTAACCAACAAGACTTAGTTAAGGAAATTCAACGATTGATGGGGAGATAA
- a CDS encoding response regulator: MRHLSIGQLTQQFQLNSDQHFTGELVVHSSSLTVGRSGATYSWNLYFLLGRLVWVSSHVHRFRRWRRAILLFAPQLDPDTIQFSGTVDSPFMEYAVMMGLVRQQRLHRNQAIAIVEHLICEVLFDILQEGDSFEAIADQSDLLKAMGEPITILNPRQLLTKAYQQWQSWCNAELARYSPHLAPYINNREELQKRVSSKAYSMLSTLIDGKATLADLAVTVKQPALKLTQSLTPYFRKGLLNLRLVPDLLPQQLRDVLAEQKANRSPKVLCIDDSPAICRQLETILKQSGYQCVSVQDPLQAIPSLLEEKPDLIFLDLVMPIASGYEICSQIRRISIFKDTPVVILTGNDGLVDRVRAKMVGASDFLSKPVNPHKVLEVTRRYYPKQRPDALSTQHLDSGGASGQALLMLQ; the protein is encoded by the coding sequence TTGAGACATTTGTCAATTGGTCAGTTAACGCAACAATTTCAGCTTAACAGTGACCAGCATTTTACCGGTGAACTAGTCGTTCACTCCAGCAGCTTAACTGTTGGACGGTCGGGTGCAACCTATTCCTGGAATCTTTACTTTTTATTGGGGCGGCTTGTTTGGGTCAGCAGTCATGTTCATCGATTTCGTCGATGGCGACGGGCGATTCTGCTCTTTGCTCCCCAGCTTGATCCAGACACGATTCAGTTCTCAGGAACTGTTGATTCTCCCTTCATGGAATATGCCGTGATGATGGGTCTGGTTCGGCAACAGCGGCTGCATCGCAATCAAGCGATCGCCATTGTCGAACATCTCATTTGTGAGGTGCTCTTCGATATCTTGCAAGAGGGCGATTCCTTCGAAGCGATCGCAGATCAATCTGACCTTCTCAAGGCTATGGGAGAACCGATCACCATTCTCAACCCGCGTCAGTTATTGACGAAGGCCTATCAACAGTGGCAAAGCTGGTGTAATGCAGAGCTGGCAAGATATTCGCCTCACCTAGCCCCCTACATTAATAACCGTGAGGAACTACAAAAACGGGTATCGTCTAAGGCCTATAGCATGTTGTCAACGCTCATCGATGGGAAGGCGACCTTGGCTGACCTAGCCGTGACCGTGAAACAGCCTGCTCTCAAGTTGACCCAGTCGCTCACACCTTATTTTCGTAAAGGGCTCTTAAATTTACGATTAGTTCCGGATTTACTGCCACAACAGTTGAGAGACGTTTTGGCAGAGCAGAAGGCTAATCGTTCACCCAAGGTGCTATGCATTGACGATAGTCCTGCTATTTGCCGACAGCTTGAAACTATTCTAAAGCAATCGGGTTATCAATGCGTGAGTGTACAGGATCCGCTCCAAGCTATTCCAAGCCTATTAGAAGAAAAGCCCGATCTCATCTTCTTGGATCTGGTGATGCCGATCGCTAGTGGATACGAAATTTGTTCCCAAATTCGACGAATTTCCATCTTTAAAGATACACCAGTGGTCATTTTAACCGGCAATGATGGTTTGGTTGATCGAGTACGAGCTAAGATGGTTGGGGCCTCAGATTTCTTATCAAAACCAGTGAATCCTCACAAGGTTTTAGAGGTAACTCGGCGCTACTACCCAAAGCAACGGCCTGATGCACTCAGCACTCAGCACTTAGATTCAGGTGGTGCATCGGGCCAAGCACTATTGATGCTGCAATAG
- a CDS encoding GTP-binding protein, with the protein MVTTAMTTPTPVTVLTGYLGAGKTTLLNRILTYEHGKKVAVIVNEFGEVGIDHQLVVDADEEIFEMNNGCICCTVRGDLIRIIGNLMKRRDRFDHLVIETTGLADPAPVIQTFFVDEDVQAQSQLDAVVTVVDAQHIWQHWDAEEAVEQIAFADVILLNKVDLVTPEQLDDLERRIREMNAIAKIHRTRDAQIDMDDILGISAFDLNNALQIDPEFLSETAHEHDETVASIAIVEPGALHGDRLNAWMGELLRNHGPDIFRMKGILNIDGEDCRFVFQGIHMLFDGRQDRPWRPDETRKNELVFIGRNLESLNLLERFRECLV; encoded by the coding sequence ATGGTCACGACTGCGATGACAACTCCAACTCCCGTTACCGTGCTCACGGGTTATTTAGGGGCAGGCAAAACCACCCTGCTCAACCGCATCCTCACCTATGAACATGGCAAAAAGGTAGCGGTGATTGTCAATGAATTTGGTGAGGTGGGTATCGATCACCAGCTTGTGGTGGATGCGGATGAAGAAATTTTCGAGATGAACAACGGCTGCATTTGCTGCACCGTGCGGGGTGATTTGATTCGTATCATTGGCAACTTGATGAAACGGCGCGATCGCTTTGATCACCTCGTGATTGAAACCACAGGTCTTGCTGATCCGGCCCCAGTCATCCAAACCTTTTTTGTGGATGAAGACGTGCAGGCCCAGTCGCAGTTAGATGCCGTCGTGACGGTGGTGGATGCCCAGCATATCTGGCAACATTGGGACGCGGAGGAAGCGGTAGAACAAATTGCCTTTGCTGATGTCATCTTACTCAACAAGGTTGACCTAGTTACCCCTGAACAATTGGATGACCTAGAGCGCCGGATTCGGGAGATGAATGCGATCGCTAAGATCCACCGCACCCGTGATGCCCAGATCGACATGGACGATATTTTAGGTATCTCTGCCTTCGACCTTAACAATGCACTACAGATCGATCCTGAATTTCTCAGCGAAACGGCCCATGAGCACGATGAAACCGTAGCTTCCATCGCCATTGTGGAACCAGGTGCCCTGCATGGCGATCGCCTCAATGCTTGGATGGGAGAGCTGTTGCGTAATCATGGCCCCGATATTTTCCGCATGAAGGGCATTCTCAATATTGACGGAGAAGACTGTCGCTTTGTTTTTCAGGGCATTCATATGTTATTTGACGGCCGTCAAGATCGTCCTTGGCGACCCGATGAGACCCGCAAGAATGAGCTGGTGTTTATTGGCCGTAATTTAGAATCTCTGAATTTACTAGAGCGTTTTCGAGAATGCTTAGTCTAA
- a CDS encoding PD40 domain-containing protein, with protein sequence MPTTHPLLKFHWQTTLPEYVTAIAWSPDGQTLGVGTAAGDVVLYAIASGSATVLQAQSDRSIDTLAFSADGQFLATGGQDGSAQIWSCLTESPQLIQALREDRVWVDRLAWHPTDPELAISFGRSVQVWNVATQTQVATLDFEASSVLDLAWHPQGEHLSVAGHRAIKTWKRQAWDASPEERETSAAIEAIAWSSDGRYLAAGNHDRTLLVWEMGNPAPWQMQGFPGKVRQLAWPSDAKSNKLPLLASISAEEVIIWQKEADPNAGWAAQPLSVHMSRVVAIAFQPGSRLLASAADDGTVCLCKSAHTLIQRLQGAPGGFACLAWHPQGQYLAAGGQQGELITWAIAPRGRGFGT encoded by the coding sequence ATGCCCACCACCCACCCCTTGCTTAAATTCCACTGGCAAACTACCTTACCCGAATATGTGACGGCGATCGCTTGGTCGCCCGATGGTCAAACCCTAGGCGTCGGTACTGCCGCCGGTGATGTAGTCCTGTATGCGATCGCTTCTGGAAGTGCCACCGTCCTGCAAGCCCAGAGCGATCGCTCCATTGATACCCTAGCCTTTTCTGCCGACGGCCAGTTTTTAGCCACCGGCGGGCAAGATGGATCTGCCCAGATCTGGTCATGCCTAACGGAATCACCCCAGTTAATTCAGGCGTTACGGGAAGATCGGGTTTGGGTCGATCGCTTAGCCTGGCATCCTACAGATCCAGAGCTAGCCATCAGCTTTGGGCGATCGGTGCAGGTTTGGAATGTAGCGACCCAAACTCAGGTTGCCACCCTAGATTTTGAAGCATCCTCAGTCCTGGATCTAGCCTGGCATCCCCAGGGAGAACATCTCTCAGTGGCAGGACATCGCGCGATTAAGACATGGAAACGCCAAGCCTGGGATGCCTCTCCAGAAGAACGGGAAACCAGCGCCGCTATCGAAGCGATCGCTTGGTCGTCCGACGGTCGTTACCTAGCGGCGGGCAACCACGATCGCACCCTATTAGTATGGGAAATGGGAAACCCAGCTCCGTGGCAGATGCAAGGTTTTCCGGGTAAGGTACGTCAACTGGCCTGGCCCAGTGATGCTAAATCGAATAAGCTACCTCTCCTAGCCAGCATCAGTGCAGAAGAGGTGATTATTTGGCAAAAAGAAGCTGACCCCAATGCCGGCTGGGCGGCCCAACCGCTATCCGTCCACATGAGTCGAGTGGTGGCGATCGCCTTCCAGCCAGGCTCACGACTGCTAGCCTCAGCCGCCGATGATGGAACCGTCTGTCTGTGTAAGTCTGCCCACACGCTAATCCAGCGCCTCCAGGGAGCCCCCGGCGGCTTTGCCTGTCTGGCTTGGCATCCCCAAGGGCAGTACCTAGCGGCAGGTGGTCAGCAGGGCGAACTGATCACTTGGGCGATCGCCCCTCGTGGTCGTGGTTTTGGCACATAA